One stretch of Shewanella sp. Arc9-LZ DNA includes these proteins:
- a CDS encoding UvrD-helicase domain-containing protein produces the protein MDAITVTPLNALTLPFSGSSLIEASAGTGKTYTISGLYLRLLLGHGGKAPLSCEQILVVTFTNAATEELRDRIRKRINLAFKRFLGLAVNDEFIEQLYQDISEDERPIALRRLDLALKSLDEAAIFTIHAFCQRVLSDMAFESSLLFESEFTLDDSEFLHHAVRDFWREVCYPLPPFLAQAISDVFAEPDVLAQKLRPLLGASQAVLSKQPLAFETLQQQLSQSISRFTLLWQSLHDSTLELLQSLPLNGQRFGKGADGYPKLSQLFDSISNWVKFGQGLPPIKALEQLALSELKLNKGGVIPSAAEAPLLEHIERLLELINQLIPSFLVRAREGIRQRFAGQKQQRNLMTPDDLLLSLAMALSQNPITLAHAIAKRFPVALIDEFQDTDPLQFTIFNQVYQQPLASQLDLAADTTVHSQNDDSKSNDDIGNDNNDDDANKGRLSLLMIGDPKQAIYAFRGADIYTYIAARQQTQAHYNLDTNYRSSTQLVNGVNQLFSQHQDPFISQAIPYDIVKTPSSAANKHLSEATTNPAALRIRLLAEDDVNGLNKTTARQRLAADAASEIKRLLTEAQQGLCRVNTSLEQEAKPLIAKDIAILVRDRNEAAVMKAELSARKIGAVFLSRDSVFNTIEAREMAILLYALATPKNERAIRAALATELVGFNAQRIHQFNQDEEQRQQVLDQFTHWHQLWQQRGVMPALLNFASETKLIHRYLSQSVTADINSVDKHNANAHRDSSNNDNSYSSNSDNSFNDADDDNAADLKASGERRLTDFRHLAELLQQKATELDGSSALINWYEQQLIGNNGGDEQQLRLESEQNLVQIVTIHKSKGLEYPVCFVPFVSLARGNKKRPAPMMYHKNEQLIWDIDATDEGWEQLKQETLAEDLRLLYVALTRPVYVCYLYIANQSRQLKAGISSQLHETGIGYLLGITDKKTDFALIQAKVNAIATLPAMSVECLSNDVDDSVLADINDNNDILAAKKVTRVQSLAWRVGSYSGLVKHLPHERVAPGADDEDFTDELIQLQLQDELTSEPVLDRFTFERGANAGSFMHLVLELFDFTQADTELTPALTKAMKQYGFDEALWQQPLMDWYQQILAAPLFIKPSSEDTSLILSQLGMKQKMVEMEFYLPISTLQASQLNHILQQHGYVAGLDFDTLKGMLKGFIDLTFEHQGQFYIADYKSNHLGDNYSDYTRSAMAKAIDAHRYNLQYILYTLALHRYLSLRLPNYNYQQHIGGCYYLFLRGMHPEHPGAGVFYDKPPQALIEQLDRLFSGNTDNRAPETSSC, from the coding sequence ATGGACGCTATTACCGTGACACCGCTTAATGCCCTCACCTTACCTTTTAGCGGTTCCAGCTTAATTGAAGCCAGTGCTGGTACAGGGAAAACCTATACTATTTCCGGTTTGTATTTACGTTTATTGTTAGGCCATGGTGGTAAAGCACCGTTAAGTTGTGAGCAAATTTTGGTGGTAACCTTCACCAACGCCGCCACCGAAGAACTCAGAGACCGAATTCGTAAACGGATTAACTTAGCGTTTAAACGCTTTTTAGGTTTAGCCGTAAACGATGAGTTTATTGAACAGCTTTACCAAGACATCTCGGAAGATGAACGTCCTATTGCGTTAAGACGCTTAGACTTAGCGTTAAAGTCGTTAGATGAAGCGGCCATTTTTACTATTCACGCCTTTTGCCAACGCGTGTTGTCAGACATGGCATTTGAGTCGTCATTGCTATTTGAGTCCGAATTTACCCTCGACGACAGTGAGTTTTTACACCATGCAGTGCGCGATTTCTGGCGTGAAGTCTGTTATCCATTACCGCCCTTTTTAGCCCAAGCCATTAGTGATGTGTTTGCCGAACCTGACGTGTTAGCGCAAAAGCTGCGACCGTTATTAGGTGCAAGCCAAGCGGTGTTGTCAAAGCAGCCTCTGGCCTTTGAAACCCTGCAACAACAGCTAAGCCAAAGTATCAGCCGCTTTACCTTATTGTGGCAAAGCCTGCACGACAGCACCCTTGAATTATTGCAATCGCTGCCATTAAACGGTCAACGATTTGGTAAAGGCGCCGACGGCTACCCTAAACTTAGCCAACTGTTTGATAGCATTAGTAACTGGGTGAAATTCGGTCAAGGATTACCGCCAATAAAAGCGCTGGAGCAATTGGCATTATCAGAGCTTAAACTCAATAAAGGGGGCGTTATCCCCAGTGCTGCTGAAGCGCCGTTACTTGAGCATATTGAGCGCTTACTTGAGTTGATTAATCAGCTTATTCCGTCATTTTTAGTGCGCGCCCGTGAGGGAATTCGCCAACGCTTTGCTGGCCAAAAACAGCAACGCAATTTAATGACACCCGATGACCTATTGCTCAGCTTAGCCATGGCGCTCAGCCAAAATCCAATCACCCTAGCCCATGCTATTGCTAAGCGTTTTCCGGTCGCATTAATTGATGAGTTCCAAGACACCGATCCACTGCAATTCACCATTTTTAATCAGGTGTATCAACAGCCGTTAGCATCACAGCTGGACTTAGCCGCTGATACCACTGTGCACAGCCAAAATGATGACAGTAAAAGTAATGACGACATTGGTAATGACAACAACGATGATGATGCTAACAAGGGGCGCTTAAGTTTATTAATGATTGGCGATCCTAAGCAGGCTATTTATGCTTTCCGTGGCGCCGATATTTACACTTATATTGCCGCGCGCCAACAAACACAGGCCCATTATAATCTTGACACCAATTACCGCTCATCGACTCAATTGGTCAATGGTGTTAATCAGCTTTTCAGCCAACACCAAGACCCGTTTATTAGCCAAGCTATCCCCTATGATATTGTTAAAACCCCATCATCGGCAGCCAATAAACACCTGAGTGAAGCCACAACCAATCCAGCGGCGTTGCGGATCCGCTTATTAGCCGAAGACGATGTAAATGGCTTAAACAAAACTACCGCAAGACAACGCCTAGCAGCTGATGCTGCCAGTGAAATAAAGCGCTTACTCACCGAAGCGCAACAGGGATTATGCCGAGTTAATACCAGCCTTGAACAGGAAGCTAAACCGCTCATTGCCAAAGACATTGCCATATTGGTGCGCGACCGTAACGAAGCGGCCGTGATGAAAGCGGAATTATCAGCACGTAAAATTGGTGCGGTATTTTTAAGCCGAGACAGTGTATTTAACACCATTGAAGCCCGTGAAATGGCTATTTTATTGTATGCCTTAGCCACGCCTAAAAATGAACGTGCTATCCGCGCCGCGCTGGCCACTGAGCTTGTTGGTTTTAATGCCCAGCGGATCCATCAATTTAACCAAGATGAAGAACAACGTCAGCAGGTATTAGATCAATTCACTCATTGGCATCAGTTGTGGCAACAACGCGGCGTTATGCCTGCGCTGCTTAACTTTGCCAGCGAAACTAAACTGATCCATCGTTATCTGTCGCAATCTGTCACGGCTGACATCAATAGTGTTGATAAACATAACGCTAATGCTCACCGTGATAGCAGCAATAATGACAACAGTTATAGCAGCAATAGTGACAACAGCTTTAATGATGCTGATGACGACAACGCAGCAGATCTTAAAGCCTCAGGAGAAAGACGCTTAACCGACTTTAGGCATTTAGCCGAATTACTGCAGCAAAAGGCCACTGAGCTAGATGGTAGCAGCGCCCTTATCAATTGGTACGAACAACAACTGATTGGTAACAATGGCGGTGATGAGCAGCAATTGCGCTTAGAAAGCGAACAGAACTTGGTGCAAATTGTCACTATTCATAAAAGTAAGGGCTTAGAATATCCGGTCTGTTTTGTGCCGTTTGTCAGCTTAGCCCGCGGCAATAAAAAACGCCCTGCGCCGATGATGTACCATAAAAATGAGCAGCTCATTTGGGATATCGACGCCACCGACGAAGGCTGGGAACAACTCAAACAAGAAACCCTCGCTGAAGATTTACGCTTACTGTATGTAGCGTTAACACGGCCGGTTTACGTGTGTTATTTGTATATTGCCAACCAAAGCCGCCAATTAAAGGCGGGGATCAGCAGTCAATTGCATGAAACAGGTATCGGTTATCTGTTGGGTATTACCGACAAGAAAACCGACTTTGCTCTTATTCAAGCCAAAGTGAATGCCATTGCCACCTTACCAGCGATGAGTGTGGAATGTTTAAGTAATGATGTTGACGATTCAGTGCTCGCCGATATTAACGACAATAATGACATTCTAGCGGCCAAAAAAGTCACTCGAGTACAGAGCCTTGCGTGGCGAGTGGGCAGTTATTCTGGCTTGGTGAAACATCTGCCTCACGAGAGAGTCGCACCCGGTGCCGACGATGAAGACTTCACCGATGAGTTAATCCAATTACAGTTACAAGATGAACTCACCAGCGAACCCGTACTTGATCGCTTTACCTTCGAGCGCGGTGCCAATGCCGGTAGTTTTATGCATTTAGTGTTAGAACTGTTTGATTTTACCCAAGCAGATACTGAACTGACGCCTGCGCTAACAAAAGCCATGAAACAATATGGGTTTGACGAAGCCCTATGGCAACAACCGCTAATGGACTGGTATCAGCAAATATTGGCCGCGCCGCTGTTTATCAAGCCATCGTCAGAGGACACATCACTGATATTAAGCCAATTAGGCATGAAGCAAAAAATGGTCGAAATGGAGTTTTACTTGCCTATTTCAACCTTACAAGCATCGCAATTAAATCATATTTTGCAGCAGCACGGTTATGTCGCCGGACTCGACTTTGATACCTTAAAAGGCATGTTAAAAGGCTTTATCGATTTAACCTTTGAGCACCAGGGCCAATTTTATATTGCCGATTATAAGTCTAACCATTTGGGCGATAACTATAGCGACTACACTCGCTCAGCCATGGCTAAAGCCATTGATGCTCATCGCTATAATTTACAATACATCTTGTATACCTTGGCGTTGCATCGTTACTTATCGCTTAGATTACCAAACTACAATTATCAGCAACATATTGGCGGCTGCTATTACCTGTTTTTACGCGGCATGCATCCTGAGCATCCTGGCGCGGGGGTGTTTTATGACAAACCACCGCAAGCATTAATCGAACAACTCGACCGCTTATTTTCAGGTAATACAGACAATCGTGCGCCGGAGACGTCATCATGCTAA